From a single Glycine soja cultivar W05 chromosome 19, ASM419377v2, whole genome shotgun sequence genomic region:
- the LOC114398754 gene encoding pectinesterase inhibitor-like: protein MQGHLEDKDARTVKIRDICSKHPKPDICGKILLSLPGAAEAVDLRSASLYVINVAHGNATEGKFQTTRIARGAGDPETRQRYNACSKDYTDVLLSLARAKKSYSSGNYSDLKSNGAIVIKDVQDCDTKATDSTYVLLINQDVVDTSRIIVILADYLAGKY, encoded by the exons ATGCAAGGCCACCTCGAGGACAAGGATG CCAGAACGGTGAAAATACGCGACATTTGCTCAAAACACCCGAAGCCTGACATTTGTGGCAAAATTCTACTCTCATTACCTGGTGCAGCTGAAGCTGTGGATCTTCGCAGCGCTTCCTTGTATGTCATCAATGTGGCTCATGGCAATGCTACTGAGGGTAAGTTCCAAACCACTCGTATCGCAAGAGGCGCTGGAGACCCTGAAACGAGACAACGTTACAATGCATGTTCTAAGGATTATACCGATGTGTTGCTTTCCCTTGCTAGGGCTAAGAAGTCTTACAGCTCTGGAAATTACTCCGACCTGAAATCCAATGGCGCAATTGTGATCAAAGATGTTCAAGATTGCGACACAAAGGCTACTGATTCAACCTATGTCTTGTTGATAAACCAGGATGTGGTAGATACAAGCAGGATCATTG